From the Syntrophomonadaceae bacterium genome, one window contains:
- a CDS encoding 4Fe-4S ferredoxin, with the protein MPPKVILEKCDGCKAEHEPLCEQVCPGNLMTLGENKKAKCRDSRDCWDCMSCTMACPQGAIETRLPYQLGYYPARLTPLMGTNQITWTCVDINGKVERFVIKNRND; encoded by the coding sequence ATGCCACCAAAAGTAATCTTGGAAAAATGCGATGGATGTAAAGCAGAACACGAACCCCTTTGTGAGCAGGTCTGCCCAGGAAACCTGATGACTTTGGGGGAAAATAAAAAAGCAAAATGCCGAGACTCAAGGGACTGCTGGGACTGCATGTCCTGCACAATGGCCTGCCCCCAGGGGGCAATTGAAACCCGGCTGCCATATCAACTGGGGTATTATCCTGCCAGACTGACCCCTCTGATGGGAACAAACCAGATTACCTGGACTTGTGTCGATATCAACGGCAAAGTAGAACGATTTGTAATTAAAAACAGAAACGACTAG